From Sphingomonas hengshuiensis, one genomic window encodes:
- a CDS encoding disulfide bond formation protein B: protein MPVDGLRIARLIALLLPAALVGGALLSQSFGLVPCEMCMWQRWPHYAAIAVAALSFVAPGRPLRMTLVLFAGALIALSGAIGIFHAGVEYHWWQGITACTAAATPGDPMAMLDEALRRPLIRCDTAQWTLLGISLAGFNAIFSLAGAVAIFGLSVRRARR, encoded by the coding sequence ATGCCGGTTGACGGACTTCGTATCGCACGGCTGATCGCGCTGCTGCTGCCCGCAGCTTTGGTCGGCGGTGCGCTACTTTCGCAAAGTTTCGGACTGGTCCCGTGCGAGATGTGCATGTGGCAGCGCTGGCCGCATTATGCCGCGATCGCAGTGGCGGCGCTGTCGTTCGTGGCCCCCGGTCGCCCGCTGCGGATGACGCTGGTGTTGTTCGCGGGCGCGCTGATCGCGCTCAGCGGCGCGATCGGCATTTTCCACGCGGGAGTCGAATATCATTGGTGGCAGGGCATCACCGCCTGCACCGCCGCAGCCACCCCCGGCGATCCGATGGCGATGCTCGACGAAGCGCTCCGCCGCCCGCTGATCCGCTGCGACACGGCGCAATGGACGCTGCTCGGGATCAGCCTCGCAGGGTTCAACGCGATCTTCTCGCTCGCGGGCGCGGTGGCGATCTTTGGCCTGTCGGTTCGGAGGGCAAGGCGATGA
- a CDS encoding demethoxyubiquinone hydroxylase family protein, whose product MSWKPGDAREAMRTMVRVDQAGEYGATRIYAGQLAVMGDRTPAARQIAGMAIQEERHRRFFDAMLVRRGVRPTALQPFWDVAGFALGAVTAAMGPSAAMACTAAVETEIDRHYSQQLAELGAADPELSEAVAEFRAEELEHLDTAIASGAEQAPGYPVLAGLIRMGCRAAIALSKRI is encoded by the coding sequence ATGAGCTGGAAACCGGGTGACGCGCGTGAGGCCATGCGGACAATGGTGCGCGTCGACCAGGCGGGCGAATATGGCGCGACGCGAATCTATGCCGGCCAGCTGGCGGTGATGGGGGATCGCACGCCCGCCGCGCGCCAGATCGCGGGCATGGCGATCCAGGAGGAGCGCCATCGCCGCTTTTTCGACGCGATGCTGGTGCGCCGCGGCGTTCGACCGACCGCGCTCCAGCCCTTTTGGGATGTGGCAGGCTTTGCGCTGGGCGCGGTCACTGCGGCGATGGGGCCTTCCGCCGCCATGGCCTGCACGGCTGCGGTCGAGACCGAGATCGACCGCCATTATAGCCAGCAGCTCGCCGAACTGGGGGCTGCCGATCCCGAGCTGAGCGAGGCCGTTGCAGAGTTTCGTGCCGAAGAGCTTGAGCATCTCGACACCGCGATTGCCTCTGGCGCGGAGCAGGCGCCGGGCTATCCGGTGCTCGCCGGGCTGATTCGCATGGGGTGCCGCGCCGCGATTGCGCTGTCCAAGCGGATATGA